A genomic segment from Nodularia sphaerocarpa UHCC 0038 encodes:
- the tyrS gene encoding tyrosine--tRNA ligase, which produces MTQNFSWLHRGIVEIFPQSTDAESESESLEKRLVTTNRPLRIKLGIDPTGSDIHLGHSIPVRKLRAFQDAGHTAVLIIGDFTARIGDPTGKSEVRRQLTEADVAHNAQTYLDQVRPILDFDTPGRLEVRYNSEWLSGLDLGKILELLSTMTVGQMLAKEGFAERYKKENPIFIHEFLYPLMQGYDSVAVEADVELGGTDQKFNIAVGRDLQRHFGQKPQFGLLLPILIGTDGVQKMSKSLGNYVGLSEHPAQKYQKLQGVPDNLLSQYFELLTDLPLEKLPENPRDRQMLLAYEVVKQYNGETAANEAKEAAKSGGKEGALPEFSLTEVSEFPVKLAYLLNVTGLCKSTGEGKRKIQEGGVRLDGDRITDVDTTFEQPSQLHGRVLQVGKNKFVRLVNN; this is translated from the coding sequence ATGACGCAAAATTTTTCTTGGCTACATCGTGGAATAGTAGAAATTTTTCCCCAATCAACTGATGCTGAAAGTGAAAGTGAAAGTTTAGAGAAGCGCTTGGTAACTACGAACCGACCTTTAAGGATCAAATTGGGAATTGACCCGACAGGATCAGATATTCATCTTGGTCATAGCATACCAGTACGCAAACTGCGAGCTTTTCAAGATGCTGGTCATACAGCAGTTTTGATTATTGGTGATTTTACAGCTCGTATTGGCGATCCTACAGGTAAATCTGAGGTGCGCCGTCAGCTAACAGAGGCAGATGTGGCTCACAATGCTCAAACGTATCTTGACCAAGTGCGCCCTATTTTGGATTTTGACACACCAGGACGGTTGGAGGTGCGTTATAACTCCGAATGGCTTTCCGGGCTTGATTTAGGAAAAATTCTAGAGTTACTCTCTACTATGACGGTGGGGCAGATGTTAGCCAAAGAGGGATTTGCTGAACGTTATAAAAAAGAGAATCCTATTTTCATCCATGAGTTCCTATATCCATTGATGCAGGGCTATGATTCTGTGGCTGTTGAGGCCGATGTGGAATTGGGGGGAACTGATCAAAAGTTTAACATTGCTGTGGGGCGAGATTTGCAACGCCATTTTGGACAAAAGCCCCAATTTGGTTTGCTGCTACCGATTTTAATTGGTACGGATGGTGTCCAGAAAATGTCTAAGTCTCTGGGTAATTATGTGGGCTTGTCGGAACACCCAGCCCAAAAATATCAGAAGTTACAAGGTGTTCCTGATAATTTGCTGTCTCAGTATTTTGAATTGTTGACGGATTTACCTTTGGAAAAATTGCCAGAAAATCCGCGCGATCGCCAAATGCTTTTAGCTTATGAGGTGGTGAAACAGTACAACGGTGAGACAGCCGCTAATGAGGCTAAGGAAGCCGCAAAAAGCGGCGGGAAGGAAGGCGCACTTCCCGAATTTTCCCTAACTGAAGTGTCAGAGTTTCCTGTGAAGTTAGCGTATCTTCTGAATGTGACTGGTTTGTGCAAAAGTACAGGGGAAGGTAAACGCAAAATTCAAGAGGGTGGGGTGCGTCTCGATGGCGATCGCATCACTGATGTTGATACCACTTTTGAGCAGCCTAGTCAATTACACGGACGGGTGCTGCAAGTTGGTAAAAATAAGTTTGTTCGACTTGTCAATAACTAA
- the pyrF gene encoding orotidine-5'-phosphate decarboxylase, translating into MTNDQIIVPLDVPDLQSAIALVDQLPQVNFWKVGLELFTSSGPTILEVLKSRQKRIFLDLKFHDIPNTVAGACRSAASYGVDLLTIHATAGRDALKAATEAVQVGATQAGVKPPQLIAITLLTSISSRQLAFDLKIPVELPEYALEMALMAQECGVNGAVCSPQEVAQLRQTCGNDFLLVCPGVRPTWADKGDQKRSLTPAQAILAGADYLVIGRPITAAAEPELAWNKIVEELTTVG; encoded by the coding sequence ATGACTAATGACCAAATAATTGTGCCTTTGGATGTGCCGGATTTACAAAGTGCGATCGCTCTTGTGGATCAATTGCCGCAAGTAAATTTCTGGAAAGTGGGTTTAGAATTATTTACTAGTTCTGGCCCCACAATCCTGGAAGTTTTAAAATCTCGGCAAAAACGCATATTTTTAGATTTGAAGTTTCACGATATTCCCAATACTGTGGCAGGGGCTTGTCGTAGTGCGGCTAGTTACGGAGTGGATTTACTCACGATTCACGCCACGGCTGGCAGAGATGCCCTGAAAGCGGCAACTGAAGCGGTACAGGTAGGGGCAACGCAAGCAGGTGTTAAACCACCGCAATTAATTGCTATCACCCTGCTGACGAGTATTTCTTCGAGACAACTGGCTTTTGATTTAAAAATTCCCGTAGAATTACCAGAATATGCTTTAGAAATGGCACTGATGGCGCAGGAATGCGGGGTAAATGGGGCTGTTTGTTCACCCCAGGAGGTAGCACAGTTACGACAAACTTGTGGAAATGACTTTTTGCTGGTTTGTCCTGGTGTCCGCCCTACTTGGGCAGATAAAGGAGATCAAAAGCGATCGCTTACCCCCGCCCAAGCCATACTCGCTGGTGCAGATTACCTCGTAATTGGTCGTCCGATCACTGCGGCGGCTGAACCTGAGTTAGCCTGGAACAAGATTGTTGAGGAGTTAACGACAGTGGGATGA
- a CDS encoding Uma2 family endonuclease, translating into MIAIPQQPPKMTVQEYLEWEPQQDIRFEYVKGKIFAMTGGTIPHNDIALNLYTALRPHLRSRGCRVNVSEVKVQVTPQSPYYYPDLIVSCDPQDLKAHKFIQYPGIIVEVLSPGTSARDRGEKLSDYLKMPSLQEYLLIDSEKISVERYSRGEGRMWLYYPYIPGDIITLSSIEFECPIELLYENVVFVTEE; encoded by the coding sequence ATGATAGCTATTCCTCAACAACCCCCAAAAATGACTGTCCAAGAATATCTGGAATGGGAACCCCAACAAGATATTCGCTTTGAATATGTCAAAGGCAAAATTTTTGCCATGACAGGCGGGACAATTCCGCACAATGATATTGCTCTTAATCTTTATACTGCTTTGCGCCCTCATCTGCGCTCCAGAGGTTGTCGAGTAAATGTGTCAGAGGTGAAAGTGCAAGTCACTCCACAAAGTCCTTACTACTATCCTGATTTGATTGTCAGTTGTGATCCTCAAGACCTCAAAGCTCACAAATTTATTCAATATCCTGGGATAATTGTCGAAGTTCTTTCCCCCGGAACTAGCGCCAGAGATAGAGGTGAAAAATTATCTGATTATTTGAAAATGCCTAGTTTACAAGAGTATCTCCTGATTGACTCTGAAAAAATTTCTGTTGAGCGTTACTCACGGGGGGAGGGTAGAATGTGGCTTTATTATCCCTATATACCAGGAGATATTATTACTCTATCAAGTATTGAATTTGAGTGTCCTATTGAACTGCTCTATGAAAATGTTGTATTTGTAACTGAAGAATAA
- a CDS encoding uracil-DNA glycosylase — protein MSSDIQLTLFDDSNSNPRDLIPTNAKIPITPGTYNNITELAQDCNQCHRCGLGDNRTHAVVGRGNLQAPIMLIGEAPGQKEDETGLPFVGRSGQLLEKILASVNLSTEQDIYIANINKCRPPANRPPAPDEIAACIPYLLEQIRLVDPKIILLTGATAVKGITGDKRGITKIRGQWLEWEGRLCMAIFHPSYLLRNPSKEVGKPKWLMWQDIQAVRAKLDEIRKNS, from the coding sequence ATGAGCAGCGACATTCAACTTACACTTTTCGATGACTCCAACTCGAACCCACGAGATTTAATTCCCACAAACGCAAAAATTCCCATCACACCAGGAACATACAACAATATCACCGAGTTGGCACAGGATTGTAATCAGTGCCACCGTTGTGGCTTGGGAGACAATCGAACTCATGCTGTTGTTGGTCGTGGTAATCTCCAAGCACCAATCATGCTCATAGGAGAAGCACCAGGTCAAAAAGAAGATGAAACCGGTTTACCATTTGTAGGTAGGTCAGGACAGTTGCTAGAGAAAATATTAGCATCTGTGAATCTGAGTACCGAACAAGATATATATATTGCCAATATCAATAAATGTCGTCCACCAGCAAACCGACCCCCCGCCCCTGATGAAATAGCGGCTTGCATACCCTATTTACTAGAACAAATTCGCCTTGTTGACCCGAAAATAATTTTACTCACAGGTGCAACTGCGGTTAAAGGTATTACTGGCGATAAGCGGGGGATTACGAAAATTCGCGGACAGTGGTTGGAGTGGGAAGGGCGTTTATGTATGGCGATTTTTCACCCCTCTTACCTGTTACGTAATCCTTCTAAGGAAGTAGGTAAGCCCAAATGGTTAATGTGGCAAGATATCCAAGCAGTGCGTGCCAAATTGGATGAAATCAGGAAAAATAGTTGA
- a CDS encoding type II CAAX prenyl endopeptidase Rce1 family protein, which produces MTIKRLILFFVLTPIAILLSVSSLFGTLQEPQFQSRLELYQTNIALQAQAWQPEDSNEENFSAIQAAILGEKPLESATKQYQQVRQSVATNLDKAQKQLTQSQALPLPPKPLPDAPPDTQASLQEQQRKLQKSLQQLQKLQADLDLRLGILQAKQEKTDIAINTWGELQQPEMKPEFRETAAVLSGIWSDPPRLLPNSQQVINKNLDGWFRYTSLIQLYEVQQREEALSTVKAEQQEAATNSVVKLALIATIPTATALIGLILLVFLIGQRLIKGKAALLAQNADLLWSTPWDAETILQVFVVGFFFMGQVFVPLLVMLLPIPRPIVNVRLQAFSVLVSYMMVASGALLVLYLSLKRFFPLPENWFRFRLQDRWILWGFGGYCAALPIVVLVSLVNQQLWRGQGGSNPLLQLALESQDTVALGLFFFTAAIAAPIFEELLFRGFLLPSLTRYVPVWGSIILSSLLFAIAHLSLSEILPLTALGVVLGVVYTRSRNLLAPMLLHSLWNSGTLLSLFILGSGN; this is translated from the coding sequence ATGACGATTAAGCGGTTGATTTTATTTTTTGTCCTAACGCCGATAGCAATCCTGTTGTCAGTTTCGTCTTTATTTGGTACTTTGCAAGAGCCACAGTTTCAAAGTCGTCTGGAATTGTACCAAACTAATATTGCTCTACAAGCCCAAGCTTGGCAGCCAGAAGATAGTAATGAGGAAAATTTTTCAGCTATTCAAGCAGCGATTTTGGGCGAGAAACCTCTAGAAAGTGCTACAAAGCAATATCAGCAGGTGCGTCAGTCAGTTGCAACTAATTTGGACAAAGCTCAAAAACAACTGACTCAATCTCAGGCTCTTCCCTTACCCCCCAAACCTTTACCAGATGCGCCTCCTGACACTCAGGCTTCGCTTCAGGAACAGCAGAGAAAGTTGCAGAAATCTCTTCAACAACTGCAAAAATTACAGGCTGATTTAGATTTACGTCTGGGAATTTTACAAGCAAAGCAAGAAAAAACCGATATAGCTATCAATACTTGGGGCGAATTACAGCAACCGGAAATGAAGCCAGAATTTCGGGAAACTGCGGCTGTGTTGAGTGGAATATGGAGTGATCCTCCTCGACTTCTACCTAATTCCCAACAGGTAATTAATAAAAATTTAGATGGTTGGTTTCGCTATACTTCTTTAATTCAACTTTACGAAGTCCAACAACGAGAAGAAGCTTTATCAACAGTTAAGGCTGAACAACAAGAAGCGGCTACCAACTCTGTGGTTAAATTAGCCTTAATTGCCACAATTCCGACTGCGACAGCATTAATTGGTCTGATATTACTGGTTTTCTTAATTGGTCAGCGTTTGATCAAGGGGAAAGCGGCTTTATTGGCTCAAAATGCTGATTTGCTTTGGTCAACGCCTTGGGATGCAGAAACAATTTTACAGGTTTTTGTGGTGGGCTTTTTCTTTATGGGGCAAGTCTTTGTGCCTTTGTTGGTAATGCTGCTCCCGATTCCGCGCCCGATTGTGAATGTCCGACTTCAGGCTTTTTCGGTTTTAGTTAGCTACATGATGGTGGCTTCAGGTGCGCTGTTGGTGCTTTATTTATCGCTTAAACGCTTTTTTCCGCTACCAGAAAACTGGTTTCGCTTCCGTTTGCAGGATCGCTGGATTTTATGGGGTTTTGGGGGCTATTGCGCTGCTTTACCAATAGTGGTGCTGGTGTCGTTGGTTAATCAACAATTATGGCGAGGTCAGGGTGGTAGTAATCCCCTGTTGCAGTTGGCGCTGGAAAGCCAAGATACTGTGGCTCTGGGGCTGTTTTTCTTTACTGCGGCGATCGCTGCTCCAATTTTTGAAGAACTACTGTTTCGCGGCTTTTTATTGCCTTCTCTGACTCGTTATGTACCTGTTTGGGGATCAATTATTTTGAGTAGTTTGTTGTTTGCGATCGCTCACTTGAGTTTGTCGGAAATCCTACCCCTGACAGCGTTAGGCGTGGTTTTAGGTGTAGTTTACACGCGATCGCGCAACCTCTTGGCTCCCATGCTGCTCCATAGTCTCTGGAACAGTGGAACCCTACTCAGTCTATTCATTTTAGGTAGTGGTAATTAA
- a CDS encoding TM2 domain-containing protein, with amino-acid sequence MANLNPTQPTKQLLAGYCGIIFGGIGAHKFILGYAPEGFIMLVIALIGGFFTYGISLLIMQLVGLIEGMIYLNKSPEDFVNTYFVNKQGWF; translated from the coding sequence ATGGCAAATTTAAATCCTACTCAACCTACCAAACAACTTCTTGCTGGTTACTGCGGCATTATTTTCGGAGGAATTGGAGCGCATAAATTTATTCTAGGATATGCCCCAGAAGGTTTCATCATGCTAGTGATAGCTTTAATTGGCGGTTTTTTTACCTACGGCATTAGTTTGTTAATTATGCAGCTTGTGGGTTTAATTGAAGGCATGATCTACTTGAACAAATCCCCTGAAGACTTTGTTAATACCTACTTTGTGAATAAGCAGGGCTGGTTCTAA
- a CDS encoding heavy metal translocating P-type ATPase — MQLAPKTQLTPEPAPTSKKIVLDVGGMKCAGCVSAVERQLTQYPGVKSACVNLATEVAVVETETGEVNQDELAQRLTSAGFPSQPRQASEKVAGESTLPDADERKRREMRSSFGQLIIAGVLLLLSGIGHFGSMGVLPILNNIWFHCGLATVAILIPGRPILVDGWRGWRRNAPNMNTLVGLGTLTAYTASLIALLFPQMGWECFFDEPVMMLGFILLGRTLEQHARGRAAAAFRELLALQPQIARLIPNPDPEKLGLGSNIVEIPAEKVRVGEWLQVLPGDKIPVDGEVRFGQTTVNESMLTGEAVPVIKQPGDVVAAGTLNQSGAIAIIATRTGSDTTLAQIVTLVETAQTRKAPVQKLADTVAGYFTYGVLTASVLTFVFWFFFGTHIWTDFTMSGGMEMMSHAPLSSPDGMDGVSTHSPLLTSLKLAIAVMVVACPCALGLATPTAILVGTAIGAERGLLIKGGDVLERVHQLNTVVFDKTGTLTTGNPTVTDCLPFAEWEYNQPYSLLQLAAAVESGTYHPLAKAIQQAAQEQKLIIPEAVDFHTEPGLGVSAIVEGLSVLLGNWDWLSKHGIFANDAAQKMAQQLAEDGKTVVGVAVEGNLAGLIAVQDTLRPDAEATVNHLRQMGLRVMLLSGDRLEAAQAIAKQLGLDSADVMAGVLPAKKADVIKSLQLQGRSQSPTPHSVVAMVGDGINDAPALSQADVGIALYSGTDVAMETAEIVLMRDRLYDVVASIQLSRATFNKIRQNLFWAFAYNTIGIPLAAGVLLPNFGFVLSPSGAAALMAFSSVSVVTNSILLRRLAHRL, encoded by the coding sequence ATGCAACTTGCCCCGAAAACTCAGCTTACTCCAGAACCAGCCCCGACTTCAAAGAAAATTGTCCTAGATGTTGGGGGGATGAAATGTGCTGGATGTGTAAGCGCTGTAGAACGACAGCTAACGCAATATCCAGGAGTCAAAAGCGCCTGTGTGAATCTGGCTACAGAGGTAGCAGTAGTAGAGACAGAAACTGGTGAGGTAAATCAGGATGAACTAGCACAGCGATTGACATCAGCTGGATTTCCTTCTCAACCGCGTCAAGCTAGCGAAAAAGTAGCAGGGGAATCTACCCTCCCAGATGCAGATGAACGAAAGCGCCGAGAAATGCGTTCTTCATTTGGGCAGTTAATTATTGCTGGGGTACTGCTGCTGTTGTCGGGAATTGGACATTTTGGCAGTATGGGTGTACTGCCAATCTTGAACAATATCTGGTTTCACTGTGGATTGGCAACAGTTGCAATATTAATTCCCGGTCGCCCAATTTTAGTCGATGGTTGGCGGGGATGGCGGCGAAATGCGCCTAATATGAATACCCTGGTGGGATTAGGAACGCTGACAGCCTACACCGCTAGTTTAATAGCACTACTGTTCCCCCAAATGGGTTGGGAATGTTTTTTTGATGAACCGGTGATGATGCTGGGTTTTATCCTCCTGGGTAGGACTTTAGAGCAACACGCCAGAGGTCGAGCCGCCGCCGCTTTTAGAGAATTACTAGCACTCCAACCACAAATAGCAAGATTGATTCCTAACCCAGACCCGGAAAAATTAGGTTTGGGATCAAATATTGTAGAGATTCCTGCCGAAAAGGTGCGCGTTGGTGAATGGTTGCAAGTGCTACCAGGAGATAAAATTCCTGTTGATGGTGAGGTTCGCTTTGGGCAAACCACAGTAAATGAGTCTATGCTGACTGGGGAAGCTGTACCAGTGATTAAGCAGCCTGGGGATGTGGTAGCCGCAGGAACTTTGAATCAGTCAGGAGCGATCGCAATCATCGCAACTCGTACTGGTAGCGATACTACTTTGGCACAAATCGTTACTTTGGTAGAAACAGCTCAAACCCGTAAAGCCCCAGTGCAGAAATTAGCCGATACAGTCGCCGGTTACTTTACTTATGGTGTGTTGACGGCTTCTGTGTTGACATTTGTTTTTTGGTTCTTTTTCGGGACTCACATCTGGACTGATTTTACTATGTCTGGTGGCATGGAAATGATGAGTCACGCGCCACTTTCTAGTCCAGACGGGATGGATGGCGTTTCTACCCATTCCCCCCTGCTCACGAGCTTAAAACTGGCGATCGCCGTCATGGTTGTGGCTTGTCCCTGTGCTTTGGGACTGGCTACACCAACAGCAATTCTCGTCGGAACTGCCATCGGCGCTGAACGGGGTCTATTAATCAAAGGTGGCGATGTCTTGGAAAGAGTACACCAGTTAAATACAGTTGTATTTGATAAAACAGGCACTCTCACCACAGGTAATCCCACCGTTACTGATTGTCTACCCTTTGCGGAATGGGAATATAATCAACCCTACTCTCTTCTGCAACTCGCCGCAGCCGTAGAAAGTGGCACTTACCACCCCCTAGCCAAAGCCATTCAGCAAGCAGCACAGGAGCAAAAGTTAATTATTCCTGAGGCTGTGGACTTTCACACAGAACCTGGATTAGGTGTATCTGCTATTGTGGAGGGTTTGTCTGTACTTTTGGGTAACTGGGACTGGTTAAGTAAGCACGGAATTTTTGCCAATGACGCTGCACAAAAAATGGCTCAACAGCTGGCGGAAGATGGTAAAACAGTGGTTGGCGTAGCCGTTGAGGGCAATTTAGCCGGACTCATTGCTGTTCAAGATACCCTCAGACCCGATGCTGAGGCTACAGTCAACCACTTACGTCAGATGGGTTTACGGGTGATGCTGCTCAGTGGCGATAGGTTAGAAGCCGCTCAAGCTATAGCTAAACAACTAGGACTAGATAGCGCTGATGTCATGGCTGGCGTTCTCCCAGCCAAAAAAGCAGATGTGATCAAATCTCTCCAGCTACAAGGAAGATCACAATCTCCCACTCCCCACTCCGTAGTCGCAATGGTTGGCGATGGAATTAATGATGCTCCGGCTTTATCACAAGCAGATGTGGGAATTGCTTTATATTCTGGAACGGATGTGGCGATGGAAACTGCGGAAATTGTCTTGATGCGCGATCGCTTATATGATGTTGTGGCATCAATTCAACTTAGTCGTGCTACCTTCAACAAAATCCGCCAAAATTTATTCTGGGCATTTGCGTATAATACAATCGGCATTCCTTTAGCCGCAGGTGTATTGTTACCCAATTTTGGTTTTGTCCTCAGTCCTTCTGGCGCGGCGGCATTAATGGCTTTTAGCTCTGTTAGTGTTGTTACCAACTCTATTTTATTAAGGAGACTAGCTCACCGCCTATAA
- a CDS encoding FHA domain-containing protein, whose protein sequence is MATENHESHLLIIEDDQGRKEFALEKTIYSLGRGRDCNIRIMSHFASRRHATLVRMQRDHTTYSNHNYYYRIVDGDAQGKPSANGLMINGRKIPVHNLKNEDEIVFGPGVRAIYYLLKNSQISRPEDDSEYDITLINPGMAEDEDIEDEHKLK, encoded by the coding sequence ATGGCAACGGAAAATCATGAGAGCCATCTACTGATTATTGAGGATGATCAAGGTCGCAAGGAATTTGCTCTGGAAAAAACCATTTACTCTCTGGGCAGAGGACGGGATTGTAATATTCGTATAATGTCTCACTTTGCCTCCCGTCGCCATGCCACATTAGTGAGAATGCAACGAGATCATACCACTTATAGTAATCATAATTATTATTACCGAATTGTAGATGGTGATGCCCAAGGAAAGCCGAGTGCCAACGGTCTGATGATTAATGGACGCAAAATACCAGTTCACAATCTCAAGAATGAAGATGAGATCGTTTTTGGTCCTGGGGTACGTGCTATTTATTATTTATTAAAAAATAGTCAAATATCCAGACCAGAAGATGATAGCGAGTATGATATTACACTTATAAACCCCGGTATGGCTGAAGATGAAGATATAGAAGATGAACACAAGTTAAAATAA